The DNA segment TGTTCGTTGGTATGGTCCACGAAGATTCCTATATTCTTCGTGGGCCTGAAGGATGTTTGTGAGCCCAATAACCTTCTTCGTAGGGTTACTGGGTGTTGGGCCTATAAATACAGACACTTGCTTCTCATTTCAGTAAGAGAGTCCAGGAGAGTTGTAAGCACTGTGTGTATGTGTTTTACTGATTCTCTTCAGTTAATCTAAGATTGTGAATCTTTGGTTACTTGTGTTTTGCATTTCTTTGCTTCGGTTTGCATAACtacgtggattccgcactcgtatTTGTGTTAACAAACAAGGAAGTAGGTTATCTTAATCCTCCGAGTGGACCTACAAAGTTTAACATTTGAAACAGAGTATTTTTTGGGTATCATAAACCATGACGATTATCATTATAATACTAATCTTAGTATTCGTTTTTTGATTTTCAAGTAAAACACATATTTATATCTTATTTGTATCCTATTAAGCATTTAGGTTTTCTCTTTCAATTTTAATAGTGATAATGTATCAAAATGGCTAACCCTAATTTCCACTACCAAACGTGAGGAAATTAAAGTGGTTTAtcctttttaattttaattaatgcAAGTATCGTGTTGATGTTGAGTTGAAAAACAAAAGTTAGTTTCTTTGACCACCAACCTTAATTTCCTTTCCTTACGATGCTGTTTGCTTTAAATGATTGAAAGTTATCAAAGTAACACAATCATGCGTATACGTCAATTCGTTTCTCGTATTTCAACACGTGGGCATGCCACTACGGTCCACGTGTACTAACCTCTCCACGTAGCCACACGTACACCCATCCTACTTTCCCTACACGTGTCTTGATGCATCCGTGTAACACTGAGGTTTAATCGACTTCAATCATTTGTACGCTAGTTTGCATCAACTCAACTTCTACGTGCCATGCACTCTCCAACTCCACGTGACCACCTTCTTCTTTCCATGATGTATACGCATATATAGTCCATAATACATATTAATTGGTTAATAgttaataattattaataaaaataaaatggtgAGGCCTACAGGAGGTGGTAGTAATACTGAGAGAAAAGGACGTTACAAGGGTGTTAGGATGCGGAAATGGGGCAAGTGGGTGGCGGAAGTGCGGCAGCCGAACAGCCGCGATCGAATATGGTTAGGGTCTTACGACACGGCGGAGGAGGCGGCCCGAGCTTACGACGCCGCCCTGTTTTGTCTACGTGGCCCGTCGGCAATAATCAACTTTCCTGCCCATCCACCGGACATTCCCACCACCACTGACCTCTCCCCCTCCCAGATACAAGTGGCTGCATCGCGGCATGCGCGCGGATTCTCGACCGACTCTTCCGCGGTCGCGCAAGATGGGAATAATCGAACCGGGTGTGGGGATGCCGAGCAGGAGTGTAATCTACTTGGAGAGTTTGGAAATTCGGCAACTTATAATTTTCCGGCGGAAGAGGGcggcggtgatggtggtggtggtgatggcggtGTGGTTTTTGAGAGAGAACGCTTATGGGCATACTGAAGACTTGATATTGTGTAGAATGAATTGTAGGATAGATGTGAAAAAGGTTATGAGAGTAATAATATTTGAGGTTGTTTAATTAGAATAGGTGAATTAATATCGCATACGTAATGTGGTAAAAGGATAAAAGAATAAGAATcgattttatttgtttatttgttattttCATTTACATACTCGCATTGATTTAGTATTATTGTCGATTGATATTATAGGTGTTTGAATTGTTTAAACTAAAATAATTCAATGTCACAGGACTTGATTTCTATTGTGTTACAAGACTTGATTTATTGTTTGTTGCTTTTCAATATCTTGAGTAGCATTCTATTTTCTGGGTTTTTCTTTTGTGTGCAAGAttggtatttttttttcaatttacaATTGTAAAACACTTTTTTCTCAAGCCACTTTCTTTTTAAATTAAATGATTCTAAGAATTGTAAAATAAAATCTAAGTTAAGTAAACAAAATCTCAAAATCTAATTAGAACCGGTGGGTGGTATTTCCCGCACTTAGCAACCGACTTTTGGTGCTGCTACCTTGCTTCGTTATATTATGGATACGATAAGCACGGAGTTTCGGTCAGTTTTAGTTTGGTTTGTTACGTTACCGATCGATACGATACCCGCGAGACTCATAAAAACGAATACTCCTAAAAACGAATATTTGTACGGGTGTCGATATTGTTTGAACAGGATTGGTGGTTGGTCATGGTACCAGTACAATATATGTATTCAGTATGGCTTATTGTGCCAAGTATTGCGACTACGACTCTGTTTTCAACGAAATTTTATATCGGAAAGCATATTAAAAATAGTGGTAGCGATAGTGATGTTTAAATGGTATCAGTTTGATTTTTTATCCTaaagaaataaaataattatatatgaCTCGTTAGATTTTAACAATTAGTATGCCAGAACGATTTATTCACACTTTAAGGTAAATGAAGACAATTTGTatatagaaaaaaacactaaatcGTAAGGTAGCTTTATCAATTAATATATACGTTGGTCCTTAATTGTATTCACAATTAGGTTTTGAGTAAAATTTATATCGACGCGTAGACAAAAATAAGCATATCAAAATGACATACTCGGAACTAtgtaaaacatattttaaaagttataagcaTAAAATAGAATACGGTAAAACTTAACTTTTGTAAtaacataataaaataaaataaaagtcgAGTAAACCTCAAATTGTGTCCTTGTGGTTGACCTCCATTGACCAATTGAGtcccttttttaaaaaaaaaaatggatgGTTGAGTCCCCAACATTTCCAATTTACATCAGTTAGCCCATTTTGTCATCTTTTCGTCAACTGCACTATTACCCTAGGGGTAAAACTGTAACCTTACCCCCAACCCCCACAAAACCTTGTGTTTTCCCTCTTCAAATCATTCCCAACCCTGTGTTTTAACCTAAGCTCTCAAATTCGAGATCGATCAAACGATTCCAACATAGTAGGTCGATTTCAACCTAAATTGCTGAACGTAGCCATAATGGTGGGTGGATTTTGGAGGATTTGAGGTGATGATGAATACTTCGACCTAAATGAGATATTTTGTAAGTAACTTGCATGTGGAAGTAAGTTGCATGATGGTTTTTTAACCCTAAAATCAAGAGTTGTAGTGTTTAACTTGATGTTTGTTCTTTGTTTGCAGCTGATATGCCCACATTTTGCTCACTGAACATTCATCATGGAGGTAAGTTTACTGAAAATTCATCTAAGGAATTTGTAAATGGGAAGATAAACTTCATTGATAGTGTAGACGCTAATCAAGTTAAAATAGATGTTTTAGAGGAGATGCTAAAGCAGATTGGATATGGTTTTCTACTTTCATTTTAAGGAACCTTATTTGTGTTTGGATTTTGGTCTTAGAATGTTGAGTAATGGTAATGATTAAGAAGCTATGTTTCATTGTGTCTGTAAAGGTGTTAGGCTAATTGATATATATGTTGAACATTGGAAATCGACATTCATGTTGCATTCATTAGATGATCTACATGATGATACGGTCCATTTAAAGATATTGTTCCAATCCTTATAGCAATGGAGTTGAGAAAACTAATTTCATTGCACCTCAAAATGATCTTTCTTTAAGGATTGCAGCCGAAAATGCAACTGAAAAAGAACctgaaaatgaaaatgaacttAAAAATCAAAGTTATGAAGAAAGCAGTAATGGTAGATCATGTGAGTATATCGATTTAGATGACCTGAATATGAGTATGTTGAAGAAGATAATCTATTGGTGGATGTTGATGTAGACAAGGGCCATTTTGGGGTTAATATAGAGTTTACTCGTGAGGAACTTGAATATTAAGTGATGAGGATCATGATGGTAAGGATGGTATTAATTTGTTTTTGATAACTATGAAAGAGAATCATATGACAATACATGTTTTATCTAAGGTTGCGAAAAAGATTATGATGAaaataaaaagtacaaaaaagGCAATGATTCATCATATGTTCCATTCTTTGTTGGTTGATTAATTGATGATAAGAAGAAACTGAATGAGTTAGTTAAATCATATGCTGTGAAATACAACAACCTTACCCAGTATAATCTCACCAATAGCCAGGCTATTGATAGGGTCTAGAGAGGCctcttccagtgagacccccagcTCCAAAACCATAACCAAGACATAAGATTCCAAACAACATACTCAGACACACAACTACTATAAAAACATAaaactaaaaataattaaaatacacACATAAAAAGTATTTCTTAGTAAAATACACACATAAATCATATGCTGTGAAATCTAGATGACAAATCTATATTCTGTAAAATGAAAATATAAAGGTATAGAGTTGTTTGTTTGGGTACTAATCCAACTCTAGGTTGAACTTCAGAgtctcaggggcaaaatggtaaatTGAGCAGGCTAGGTCAAAAGCGGGATAAAGGCACACAAAGCCAACTTGTCCATGGGAGGTTCAGATCTCGAGGAAATCAAGCAAAGATAATTGGTGTGTGAAGACAGTTCGTCATCAACATCAGTGTCTTCAAAGTAGAGAAACCAATATGTACACTATGAGCTCTATAGCTAAGGAGATTCAACCACAAGTATTCTTCATGTTATGAAGAACAATCCAAAAACTAAAGTACATAAGGTTTGAGTTTCACATAAACGAACCGTGGTTGTGTAGCCTAAATGATATTGGTGTGTCAATAACCTGTTACTTTCACTTTTTGTTCTATTATCTAGTTAAATGACACATCAATGAGTTTGTAAGTAAGAACATGTT comes from the Helianthus annuus cultivar XRQ/B chromosome 4, HanXRQr2.0-SUNRISE, whole genome shotgun sequence genome and includes:
- the LOC110935309 gene encoding ethylene-responsive transcription factor ERF016 produces the protein MVRPTGGGSNTERKGRYKGVRMRKWGKWVAEVRQPNSRDRIWLGSYDTAEEAARAYDAALFCLRGPSAIINFPAHPPDIPTTTDLSPSQIQVAASRHARGFSTDSSAVAQDGNNRTGCGDAEQECNLLGEFGNSATYNFPAEEGGGDGGGGDGGVVFERERLWAY